CTGTCGAGGAGCTGCGCGGCAACGTGGAGGAGGGGCTCGACACCCTGCGCCGCGCCCTCGCCGAGGAGGCGGATCACAACCCGGGGATCGCGCTTTCCCTGAACGACATCGGCGTCATTCAGTATCTTTAGTGGTTCGAACCGCTATTCGTAAAGCGCCTTTATC
This DNA window, taken from bacterium, encodes the following:
- a CDS encoding tetratricopeptide repeat protein, with translation MVKKRAGRFAEAAASFRSSVERFEALGCKPGMAKALIGLGTVEELRGNVEEGLDTLRRALAEEADHNPGIALSLNDIGVIQYL